In Patescibacteria group bacterium, the genomic window TTAAAGAACATAAGGATTAAGTTTGTCTACAAAACCTTACCGGCCATGAGAGTTGAATAAATTTAATAAGTTATATAATATCATTGATATTATGGACGATTTATCTAAAAAATTAGGTAAAAATTTAAAGGAAATTCGGACTAAAAAGGGAACATCTCAAGGGAATATTTCTCGTGCTTTAAATATGGACAGAGGGTATATCAGTAGTAGCCTTGAAAGCGGGCTAAGAAACCCCACTTTTTATTAACTATCAAAAAATTGACCAAAGCATTAGGTGTTTTACCTGATGAATTATTAAAATAAATTAATCCACAGGGTTAATTAAAATTTACTATGATTAAGAGAAAGGAAAATAATATAAACAGTCTTCACGAAGAAGCCATTAACTTAGAAAAGAGGGCAAAAACTTTAAAGAATAAAGGCCTTGCTGACACCTTACAGGAAGGCGCTGATTTGGAAGTGATTAGGGAAGGTCAAGAGAAAAAGGTTTCAGAAGATTTAACTGATACAGAAAAGAAAATTGAAAAAGAGACAGGTAAGGCTTACTATTTCAGTCCTGAACAAGAATTTAATACGAATGAATATATTAGTTTTTTGAAGGAGCGGGATTTGAAAATAGAAAAACAGGCTAAACAAAATTTGAAAGATATGAAATTTACAAGCCACGAAAAATTTGTTGAAGCACTTGAAGACGAGAAATATAAGCTGAAACATTTTTCAGTAATGTTTGTTAGTGCCCCGCATATTTCAGAAGGTGTTAGCGGAACATTCCCAGGCGAACCAACTCCTTTAATGTATGCAACTTCTGTTTTGGACAGATATGTCAGAACTGATACTTTCCCAGCAGAGAAAAGTCCTGAAATTTTATCAATGCAAAATCCCGCTGAGTATAGTGATGAATTTGTTAAAAATTTTGTTGAAGAAATAAAAGACAAAAAACCAAGAGCGGTTGGGATAAGCAACACTTCCGAAGGTCATTATTTTGCTATTGAGCTGGCTAAAATTGTTAAGCAATACTCCCCAGACACATTGGTTATTTTGGGCGGTTCTCATGAAGATGGGACAAATCACGAAGCGTATTTTAACCCAAGTATTAGAGAAAAACTTGGTTTAACAGATGAACAAAAAAAGACACTTGAAAAACAATCAACTTTAAGCAAGGAGCAGGAAAAAGAGTTAATTGATATTTTAGTTGCTGGCGACGGGCAATATGCCCTGACAGAAATTTTTAAGTTTATTGCTAATAATACAGATAAAAAAAATCAGGAAATAATTGACGAAATAATAAAAAATAAAGATATTTTTCAAAATGTGGAAGGGTCTGGCAATATCTTTGTCAAAGATAAGAAAGACAAAGTTAATTCAATTTCTTTGTCAGGCAACCCAGTTGACTGGAATAAATTGCCTTTTATGTTTAGAGGTAGATTGACCACAGAAAATAAGTTTCCTGTTTTTGGTGATAAAAAAACAGCTCAAGTTATGACCCAAATAATGTGTAAATACGCTTGCAGTTTTTGTATGGAGTCACTCTTGTCAAATAAAGATAAACAACCATCACTTTACAAATTATGTAAAGACAGACCAACTCCAGAGCGAGCATTAAAAGAAATTGAAATTCTAATTAAAGATTATGGATACGAAGCAGTATTTTTTGATGACTCGACTTTTACTCAAAAACCAAAAAGAACAGAAAAATTATTGGATGGGATAATTGATTTACAAAAAGAAGAAGCTTCTTTTGAATGGGGCTGTCAAACAACTTTTATTGATATTCCAAATAAAGAATTTATTGATAAGATGAAAGAATCGGGTTGTTCCTATATTTATTTTGGCTTTGAACAATTAGAAGAAGCTATATCTAAAGGTGGTAAAAAAATTAAATTAGAAAAAGTTGAAAATGTATTGGATTGGTGCAAAGAGGCTGGCATAAAAGTAGGGGTTTCTCTTCAGTTCGGATTAGAAGGTATAGGAAGCTATCAGCAGACTATTGATTATATTTCAGAGTTAAAATCTCAAGGTTTAATATCTAAAAATTCTGTTGGTATAAATATAAATACTGCCTATCCAGGAACACAAGAGTGGTTGGAGTTGTCCAAAAAGGGAGTGCTTCCAGATTTTAGCCAAAAACTTAAAAGACATCCTCGTTTTGAGTCGGCTCATCATCTGTCTAATTTAAATATCCCGAAAGTAAATGAGATATATGCTTATGCTCGTAAAAAATTAGGTAAGGGCTTGATAGGAGTAGAATTTGACAGCCAAGAAATTCAACAACATCTTGAAAAATATAGGCAGGAATTTGAAGAAGATTTTTATTTTAATTGGGATTATTATCAAGAATATCTTGATGGAGAAAGAGAAGCGCTACACTTAAACCACGCTTCTATTACCAACAGACCAAAAGAAATTGAAAAGATGTTAGCAGAGGCAAAAGATGTGTCTGAAAATCAAAAAGAACAATTATTTGAACAAGCGAGAGAAAAAGCAGCTGAATTGGTGGGGGTTAAACCAGAAGCAGTTGTTTTTGGCAGAAATACAACCGAGGCAATGAAATTAGTTTCTTGGTTGGTAGGACTTAAAAAAGGCGATAAAGTTCTATTATCAAACGCTGAAAACAAATCAATTGTTAGGTTGTTTGAAGCTAACATTGACCACGGCAACCCTGAAGGTAAAGACCCTTGGTCAGCTTACCCAACCTTTTACAAGAAGAGGGGTAAAAAATACGGTAAAATAGTTGATGAGTTAACAGGAATTAAGACAGATATAATTGATGTTGTTAATAAAGATTTAAAAACAATCTATAAAAATATAGAAAACGGTTTAACTCCAGATACAAAATGTTTTGTTATTAGTCAGGTTATTCGTGATACAGGTATTGAATTGCCAGTAAAAGATATTATTGAATTTGTGAGAAAGAAAAAACAAGAACTTAATCCTAAAGACCCAGATATTTTTGTAATGATTGATGGGGCACAGGCATTAGGCAATGTTTCAGAAGTAAAGTTTGATGACATAGGTTGCGACGCATATTTTGGCACTCCTCATAAAACAATGGCCAGCACCCCATTAGGATTAGGATATTTTAATCCTGATAGCCCTAAAGTTAAAAAGAATTTGTTCAAATTAAATAAATTACACTGGCAGGATGAGCAGGTTATTTTGAAGTACATGTTTGATGATAAACTAGAGATACATCCGAATACAGATATTGAAGATGAGATTGATTGTGTTGACGCTTTTGGCTTTAATAATGCTATCCAGACTTTAGAGGAGAAAGGCTACGAAAATGGAAATTTTGAAAAGGTAACACAAGAACGCCAAGAACTTAAAGATTATTTTAGAGATAAAATTCATCAAATTGCTGAACAGGAAGGTTTAACTTTGTACGAAGTTGAAGGAGGAACATCATTTATTTATTCTTTTAGTGTTTCAGGAGTTGATAATAAAGAGTTTGCACAAAAGTTAGCTGATAAAGGCATTTACCTGTCTTATATAGACCGAACAAAAATTCAGAAAAAAGATTTGCAATGGCACGGAAACGGGGTAATCAGAGCTTCATTTAGTATTGATAACAAAAAAGAAGAAATTGATAATTATTTGCCTAAAATTCAAGAGGCATTACAAGAAGTTGTCCAGACTGAGTTTACGACTTTTGAAGAAAAGGCAGAGCAAGAAGTATTATTCAAAAAACCAGAAAATGTTTATGCTATGTTTGAATGGTTGAAAGAGAAGACCAAATCGCCAATTGTCAAAATTGCCACAACCGCTGCAATGATATTGACTATTTTAATTAGTTCAGAGTTATTAAAACAAAAAGAAGGTAAAGAAATAATAGCTGATAAAAGCTTCCTTAAATCAAAAACCGAACAATTTGAAAAATATCAAAAAATATATCATCACTATAGAGGGCTATTTGAACGAGACGGTTTTCAGCATCAGGTTGTTCAGCAAATGGGAATGTCGGAGTTAGAGATGGATAAATATAAATTACTTGTTAATTTAACTGACGAAGATGAATTAAATAAATTATTAAAGGACGACATTGATATTCAATTAGCTTCAAGTTTTGGATACAACGAAGTAGAAAAAGACCAAATGGAAAAAGTATATCAGCAGACAAAAAATAAAAAGTTAGAAAAGTTAATTCAGTTGATCTAGGAAAAAATAAAGTCGTTTCCGCATCCCGCTCAAGCAGGATTACAAATCAAGAAATGGTCAAGAAAGAAGAAAGAAAATTTAATCAAAGGTAAAAAAACTTAATACCTTTTTAAAACACAATTATTTATCGAGGGTAACCCCGAGTGGCTTAAATAATACAAACAAACAGCGGTTTTAACGGATTCGTCGTTGTTTTTTTATTTTATTAAGGTAATTTTTTTTATCTTTATAGTTTAATCTACTTTTTAAATTCGCTAGCCGTTCACGCTTTTCGTCTAGACTACCCTCTTTTAAGAGATATTTTGCGTATTTTGCGAATATTCACTTCAACTTCTCCGAGCCATTTCTTTGTTTTTAAACCCCAATCTACGTACCTCAAAACACTAACTTGAAAAATCCCCTAAAAAAACCTATAATTAGAGTATAATTTAAATAATAAACGGAGGAAAAAATATATGGCTGAAGAAAAAAAAGAAATCCCTGATCGGGGTAAAACCTTACTTTCATGGGATTTTTCAGAATATGACATACCTAATCGGGGAAAATTATGGTATGTTTCTACTTTATTAATATCGGCGGCTATTTTAGTGTGGTCAATCTTTACCGGTAATTATCTCTTTACCCTGGTTATTATTCTGGTGGGTATTATTTTTGTTTTCCAAAACCGTAAAAAACCAAAAATTCTTGAGTGCCGCATTAAAGAAGATGGTATAGAAACTGGCACTAGCTTCTATGACTACAATGATATTAAAAAATTCTGGATTGTTTACCGCCCTCCTGAAACAAAAGTGCTTTATATCGATTTTAAAAGCTCACTTAAACCAACCCTGCCTATTTCTCTGGAAAAACAAAACCCACTTGAAGTCAGAAAAGTGTTAAAAAAATATATTGAAGAAGATTTAGAAAAGGAAGAAGAGCCAGCTTCAGATCAAATTAGCCGTTCACTTAAGATTTAGATTAATTATAAGATATCTTTACTTTTGCCCTCGTCGTTCAACGGATAGGACGTAGGATTGCGGATCCTAAAATAGAGGTTCAATTCCTCTCGAGGGCATGGGTAAGGATAATTTTTTATTTTTAAAATTAATTATGCTATCATATAAACATGGATAATTTTTATAAAGAGCCAAAAATATTTTCTGAAAATCAACAAGGTTTTAAAACTGGTTTTATTGCCGCCATTGTTATAATTATTTCTTTATTAATAATTTTCGCTGGTTTAACTAAAGCTGCTATTATAGATAATTTTCTTAATATACCTTTATTAGAACCAAATTCATCTAGTATCGATACCAGAAAATCTGACTCTTTAAATACTAATACAAGGGGTTATCCAGTTATAACTTCTTATAGTATTGAAGATATTGGCTCTCCTGTAGAAAAACCAGTAATTTATCTTTACCCAGAAAAAGAAACTCAAATAGAAATAAATATAGATTTCCCCGGAAAAATATTCGCATCAAATCCCGAATATCAAAATGGCTGGCATGTGATAGCAAAACCTAGTGGGGAAATATTAAATCTAATAAATAATAAAAAATACAACTATCTTTTCTGGGAAGGACAATACCAGAACAAGATCGCCTACGATCTTTCACAAGGCTTTATTGTAAAAGGAAAAAATACAAAATTATTCTTCCAAAAAAGTTTAAAAGATATGGGCCTTATTGACCAAGAAATAAAAGAATTTATCGAATATTGGCTACCACGTATGCAAAACAATAAATTTAACCTTATTCATTTTGCTACGGCAGAAGAATATCATAATCGAGTTAAATTAAATATTTTACCAAAACCGGATTCAGTACAAAGAATTATTATGGTTTACAAAGCCTTAGAAGACCCAATAAAAATTACACCTCAATTAATAAAAAACTTCGAAAGAATAGGATTTACTGTAATCGAATGGGGTGGCATCGAATTATAAAGTAACTCTTAAAAATACTGTTGATAATTTTAGTATTTTTATTGAATAGATCTATGATCAAAGCTAATTCTGATTTTACAGAAATTCCTACTGTCGGACCAACCACAGCCCGACGGCTAAAAAGTCTTGGCTTAAATAAAGTACAAGACCTTCTTTTTTATTTTCCTAATAGATACCAGGATTTTTCCGAAATAACCCCTATCAAAGACATTAAGCCGGAAGAAGTTTATACTATCAGAGGTACCTTACAACTTATAAAAAGCCGGCGCAGCTGGAAAAAGCGTCGTCTGACTATTACTGAAGCTATGGTTAAAGATAAGACTGCTTCTATTAAAATAATTTGGTTTAATCAGCCTTATCTAAAGAAAATACTTAATCCCGGAGATGAAATTATTCTTTCGGGTAAGGTTAAAATGCAGGAATTAACTTTGGAATTCTTAGCTCCTTCTTTTGAAAAAGTAAAAAAAGAACAAACCCACACCGGCCGTATAGTACCGGTTTATCCCTTAACTAGCGGACTTTCTCAAAGACAAATAAGATTTTTTATAAAAACTGCACTAACTTTGCGTAAAAAAATTAAAGAAACCCTGCCTGAAAGAATTACCAAAAAATACCAGCTAATGCCTTTGCCAGAAGCTATAAAACAAATTCATTTTCCTGATTCTTTTGAAAAGTTAGAAAAGGCTTCAAAGAGACTTAAATTTGGCGAGCTTTTTTATATTCAGATACAATCACTGCAAAATAAAAGATTTATTAAACAAACTCGTGCTCCGGTTATAAATTATAAAGATAAATATATTGATGATTTTAAAAATAACCTGCCTTTTAAACTAACCAAGGCTCAGGAAAAAGCAAGTCAGGAAATTATTAAAGATCTTAAAAAAGGTAACCCCATGAACAGGCTTTTAGAAGGAGACGTAGGCTCTGGAAAAACAGTAGTGGCCCTAATGGCTGCTTTTCTAGCCATTAAAAATGGCTTTCAAGTGGCTTTTATGGCTCCGACAGAAATACTGGCCCGGCAGCATTATTTAAAAATAAAAAATATATTAAAAACTTTTAACTTCTCTCTGGGGCTTTTAACCAGTAAACTGATAAAAATTAACGATGAGGAATTATCAAAAAAGAAAGCCAGTACTATAATAAAAAAAGGTGGCGTGAATATAGTTATTGGCACTCATTCTATAATCCAGGAAAAAATTAGTTTTCACAATTTAGCTTTTGTGGTGGTTGATGAACAGCACCGTTTCGGAGTTGAGCAAAGAAAAGCCCTAAGAGACAAATCCTCAAAAAAACATGATTTAGCGCCACATTTACTCTCAATGACCGCCACCCCCATTCCTCGCTCGCTGGCTCTAACTGTCTACGCTGACCTTGACCTTTCTATAATTGACCAAATGCCTCAGGGCCGTAAAAAAATAAAAACTGAAGTGATTGAACCGGAAAAAAGAAAAAAAACTTACAAGTTTATTAAAGAAGAAATTAAAAATGGAAACCAGGTTTTTGTAGTCTGTCCTTTAATCGAACCTTCGGATAAACTAGGTGTAAAATCTGTTAAAGAGGAATATGAGAAAATAGCTAAAGATATTTTTCCAGATTTTAAAGTGGCCAGGCTCCACGGTAAAATGAAAACCCAAGAAAAAGAAAAAATTATGGATCAAATGAAAAATAAAGCCATAGATATCCTAGTTTCCACCTCAGTTATTGAAGTCGGCATAGATATTCCTGACGCCACGGTCATGATGATTGAAGGAGCTGAAAGATTTGGTTTGGCTCAACTGCATCAGTTTCGGGGGCGAGTGGGGCGCAGTGAAAAACAATCTTTTTGCTTTGTTTTTACAGAAAGTGAATCACCCAAAAATCTAAAAAGACTGGAGGCTTTAGAAAAATCTCAAGATGGTTTTAAATTAGCTGAATATGACTTAAAAATGCGCGGTCCCGGTGTGTTAACCGGTGCCCAACAATCTGGTTTGCCCGATTTCAAAATGGCCACTTTGGCAGACGTAGATATTATTAAAATGGCACGTGAAGCAGCCCAAGATTTAACTAAAAAAGATCCGGCCTTGAAAAAATATTATAAAATTAAGCAAAAGGCCGAGAATTTATATAAAGACACACATTGGGAATAAGCCAAGCTCTTGACAAATATTAAAATTTTAGATAGTATTTATTATTATAGGCACTTTAAGTACACACGAGGGAGCGCTTCCGCTCATAAATAACTAAAGTCTTAAACAGGTAAAGATTGATCCTCTCGCCTGTTTAAAAGACTATTTATAAAAAAAGTGCTCCCTCTTTAATTTTTTCAATTAATTAATTATTTCTTGGTCTAGTTGACTTAAAAACAAAAAAAGGAGGTGAATTAATTGAAATATAAAACCATAAATTAGCTAAGTTTGTCTGTTTAAAGAGAGGATCAAAGATGTGTGTCTACACAAATAATCTCTGTTCTTTACTGGGAGTTAACAACGCCAGTCAGATTATACATCGCAACGGAGAAAAAACATTATTAGAAGAAATCCGGAAATTTTCAAAAAAGGAAGGATTCAAAAAACATCTTGAAAGAAACAGCAGTGGCTTAATCAACTGGGCCCGGCAATGGGCTGAGCATGAAAATCACTCCAAGTTAAGAAATGAGGTTATTAAAATAATTGGGGATGTTAATCCCGAAATTAAAAAACATCTACAGACAAACTAGTACTTTCACCAGGGTGGTTCAGCCGAACCACCCTTCTTTTTTTATAGATTAAAAAAAATCTTATTTAAAAAAAAGATCTTTTTATATTATTTGGCTTAATTAATTTTTAAAGCAATGAATCAATAATATCTTTGAGTTCCTCCTCTTCAATTAACTCAGTTATTTCATAATTATTTACAAAGAAATGAGGCGTGCCCTGAACACCTAAACTTGTTCCTTCCTCTATATCTTTCTGAATTAAAGCTAGGGTTTCATTATTATTAACACATTGAATAAATTCATCAGTGTCCAAATCTAAGCCAGAAGCTAAGGGTACATATAAGTCATCAGTTAGTTTTTTTTGGTTTTGAAAAAGTAGATCGTGCATCTGCCAAAATTTATCCTGCTTCTGAGCGCAACGGGCCGCCTTAGCCGCGTTTAAAGATTGATCATGAATTTGATGAAGCGGAAAATCCTTCCAGACAATAGCTATCTCTCCTTCATATTCATCATTTAAATTACGAAAAATATCGGCCAACTCTCTGCAATAAGGACACTGAAAATCCCCATATTGAATTATTACCACTTCATTACTTTTTTTCCCTATAATGGGGTTTTCTGATTTAATTTTCGGAAAACTTGAACCAGTTTTATCATTAAAAAAAGACAAAACCGAATAAGCAAATAGAATAACTATTAATACAGCTAATACTATTAAAGCATTTAGGCCTAGCTTTTTTTTATCCATTTATTATTTCAGTCTTATTTTATAAACTCGTCCTGTATTTTTATCGGTAAAATAAATATATTCTTCATTATTGGAAAGATAAACATTCTGGGCCGTATAGTTACCAAATCCGGAAGAATTTACCGGTCTAGCTAATAATTCTTTTGAACCTGTTTCCAGATTAATTTTATAAAAATCATCAGGTACATTATTAGCTAATTCCGGATAAATGTCACTGCCACTGGGCAGAAATTCAGGTACGGCGCAGTAAATATAATTATTATCGCCAAAAACACATTTATCAGGCCAGGTCTGTATGTTTAAATCAACTTGACTGGCTCCTATATTTTCCATAGTGCCGTCCATTATATGAAGACTGGGGTTATAATTTGATTCTTTGTCAAAAACACTGTATAAAATAGTATTGCCTGTCGGTGACCATTTTGATTTAAAACCCCTTCCGGATACATCAACAGAGGGGAAATTTTCATTATTAGCCCCTAAAAAAATTATTTCCTGCTCTTCAGTACTGGTTGATTTGTTATAAGTAGCAATAACCTGATTATTAGGAGCCCAATTTACAGTTACTTGATTAGCATATTGCCCCAAGTCTTCCACCAATCTGGCTGAAGTGCCTTCAGGGTCAGAAACAGCTAAATAATTATCTCCTTCCTGCTCGCCCTGATACTTATAAGCTAATTTACCTGATGACGGAGAAAAAGAAAATTCATATGTTTCTTTAGGTAAACTGTACTGCTTTTTTAGGTTAAAATCGTAAGTTATTTTGGATCGGTCAGGAAAAGTAATAACAGCTTTATCACGTGAAGGAGACCAGTAAATATCTTCGGCTCCGGGATATTTATCGTCAGTTAATTTTGTTTTAGTGGTGCCATCCGGCGAAGTTTTAATAAATTCTCCAGTTAATTCATCATAATAAATCAAATCCTTTTTATTGGTATCTATTACAGCTGACTTGGTTAAGTCTTCGGTAATCTTACTAACCTCGGTAATCCCGCCGGAAGCTACCTGGGAGGGCGGTTCGGGCTGAGCTGTACCATTAATATTAGGCAAAGCTTCGTTAACATTTAAATTATCATTAATATTGCCTGTGGGGCGATTAACCGCGTTAATATTAGGTAAAATGCCGTTGACATTATAATTATCATTATCATTAGTATCTATTATTGGCGAAAATAAGATACGGTAAATTAAATAGCCAAAAAAAACGGCTACGGCTATAAAGCCGATAATGAGTAAAATTCTTTTTAATTTTGGGTTCATATAATCTATTTATAAATTAATTAAATTATTTATTAATAGTTAAAATACAGATAAGTTTGGAGCTAAAATTTTATAATTAATAGTAGAGTTTATTAGCTGTATTTAGATATAAAAAAATATTTCTCTAATAATTTGACGATATAATCAAGTAAATTTTAATGAAGATAAGTTTGAGCACAACAAATATGATCAGCTGGACAAAAACATTCATTATTATCAATACAAGCAAGATCCTCGCCGCCACCTTGGTATTTCATATCATTAAATTCCGGGCTATTATAGGTGTCACAGTCTACCTCAATTTCATTTTTACTATCACATTTCCCAGGATCCCGACAATCAATTTCTGTTTTTAAGGCTTTCATACAACAAATAGTGTCAGCTTCTACGTTAGCCCGGGAATCACTGCTACAAAAAATTTTGCTAGGAGCTATGAGATATCTTGGTTCATTATTATCAGAGTCCCAACATTGGGTACCGCCACGTTCACAATCTATTCTTATATCAGTAACTTCTTCACAGACTTTTTCAGTCAACTCATCTTGTAAAAGATTAACTTCAAATATTCCATTACTACTA contains:
- a CDS encoding aminotransferase class V-fold PLP-dependent enzyme, with product MIKRKENNINSLHEEAINLEKRAKTLKNKGLADTLQEGADLEVIREGQEKKVSEDLTDTEKKIEKETGKAYYFSPEQEFNTNEYISFLKERDLKIEKQAKQNLKDMKFTSHEKFVEALEDEKYKLKHFSVMFVSAPHISEGVSGTFPGEPTPLMYATSVLDRYVRTDTFPAEKSPEILSMQNPAEYSDEFVKNFVEEIKDKKPRAVGISNTSEGHYFAIELAKIVKQYSPDTLVILGGSHEDGTNHEAYFNPSIREKLGLTDEQKKTLEKQSTLSKEQEKELIDILVAGDGQYALTEIFKFIANNTDKKNQEIIDEIIKNKDIFQNVEGSGNIFVKDKKDKVNSISLSGNPVDWNKLPFMFRGRLTTENKFPVFGDKKTAQVMTQIMCKYACSFCMESLLSNKDKQPSLYKLCKDRPTPERALKEIEILIKDYGYEAVFFDDSTFTQKPKRTEKLLDGIIDLQKEEASFEWGCQTTFIDIPNKEFIDKMKESGCSYIYFGFEQLEEAISKGGKKIKLEKVENVLDWCKEAGIKVGVSLQFGLEGIGSYQQTIDYISELKSQGLISKNSVGININTAYPGTQEWLELSKKGVLPDFSQKLKRHPRFESAHHLSNLNIPKVNEIYAYARKKLGKGLIGVEFDSQEIQQHLEKYRQEFEEDFYFNWDYYQEYLDGEREALHLNHASITNRPKEIEKMLAEAKDVSENQKEQLFEQAREKAAELVGVKPEAVVFGRNTTEAMKLVSWLVGLKKGDKVLLSNAENKSIVRLFEANIDHGNPEGKDPWSAYPTFYKKRGKKYGKIVDELTGIKTDIIDVVNKDLKTIYKNIENGLTPDTKCFVISQVIRDTGIELPVKDIIEFVRKKKQELNPKDPDIFVMIDGAQALGNVSEVKFDDIGCDAYFGTPHKTMASTPLGLGYFNPDSPKVKKNLFKLNKLHWQDEQVILKYMFDDKLEIHPNTDIEDEIDCVDAFGFNNAIQTLEEKGYENGNFEKVTQERQELKDYFRDKIHQIAEQEGLTLYEVEGGTSFIYSFSVSGVDNKEFAQKLADKGIYLSYIDRTKIQKKDLQWHGNGVIRASFSIDNKKEEIDNYLPKIQEALQEVVQTEFTTFEEKAEQEVLFKKPENVYAMFEWLKEKTKSPIVKIATTAAMILTILISSELLKQKEGKEIIADKSFLKSKTEQFEKYQKIYHHYRGLFERDGFQHQVVQQMGMSELEMDKYKLLVNLTDEDELNKLLKDDIDIQLASSFGYNEVEKDQMEKVYQQTKNKKLEKLIQLI
- the recG gene encoding ATP-dependent DNA helicase RecG; amino-acid sequence: MIKANSDFTEIPTVGPTTARRLKSLGLNKVQDLLFYFPNRYQDFSEITPIKDIKPEEVYTIRGTLQLIKSRRSWKKRRLTITEAMVKDKTASIKIIWFNQPYLKKILNPGDEIILSGKVKMQELTLEFLAPSFEKVKKEQTHTGRIVPVYPLTSGLSQRQIRFFIKTALTLRKKIKETLPERITKKYQLMPLPEAIKQIHFPDSFEKLEKASKRLKFGELFYIQIQSLQNKRFIKQTRAPVINYKDKYIDDFKNNLPFKLTKAQEKASQEIIKDLKKGNPMNRLLEGDVGSGKTVVALMAAFLAIKNGFQVAFMAPTEILARQHYLKIKNILKTFNFSLGLLTSKLIKINDEELSKKKASTIIKKGGVNIVIGTHSIIQEKISFHNLAFVVVDEQHRFGVEQRKALRDKSSKKHDLAPHLLSMTATPIPRSLALTVYADLDLSIIDQMPQGRKKIKTEVIEPEKRKKTYKFIKEEIKNGNQVFVVCPLIEPSDKLGVKSVKEEYEKIAKDIFPDFKVARLHGKMKTQEKEKIMDQMKNKAIDILVSTSVIEVGIDIPDATVMMIEGAERFGLAQLHQFRGRVGRSEKQSFCFVFTESESPKNLKRLEALEKSQDGFKLAEYDLKMRGPGVLTGAQQSGLPDFKMATLADVDIIKMAREAAQDLTKKDPALKKYYKIKQKAENLYKDTHWE
- a CDS encoding DsbA family protein, yielding MDKKKLGLNALIVLAVLIVILFAYSVLSFFNDKTGSSFPKIKSENPIIGKKSNEVVIIQYGDFQCPYCRELADIFRNLNDEYEGEIAIVWKDFPLHQIHDQSLNAAKAARCAQKQDKFWQMHDLLFQNQKKLTDDLYVPLASGLDLDTDEFIQCVNNNETLALIQKDIEEGTSLGVQGTPHFFVNNYEITELIEEEELKDIIDSLL